A window of the Branchiostoma floridae strain S238N-H82 chromosome 12, Bfl_VNyyK, whole genome shotgun sequence genome harbors these coding sequences:
- the LOC118427606 gene encoding heme-binding protein 2-like codes for MLSLIFLTTVASLVTAVHVPTRTFPPTFCHGQDCPRYTVVSSTADYEERLYEPAKWTSASVTGTYSAAVSAGFGKLFQYISGNNKDQAKIPMTVPVLTKIQPGQDFIVSFFVPYADQASPPEPSDPDVFTNPLPQMTAYVRHFSGYAGDADWVANANALAKSLDNATISYHRDFYYTAGYNSPFQPVDRHNEVWFIKSD; via the exons ATGTTGAGTCTGATTTTCCTGACGACTGTGGCCAGCCTTGTTACAGCTGTACATGTTCCCACCCGGACATTCCCGCCAACTTTCTGTCACGGACAGGACTGTCCCAGATACACCGTGGTCTCGTCCACTGCC GATTATGAAGAGCGCCTGTACGAACCGGCTAAGTGGACCAGCGCCAGTGTCACCGGTACGTACAGTGCCGCCGTGAGCGCGGGTTTCGGGAAACTGTTCCAGTACATCTCCGGAAACAACAAGGACC AGGCTAAGATCCCAATGACTGTACCCGTGCTGACCAAGATACAACCGGGACAGGACTTCATCGTGTCGTTCTTCGTGCCATACGCTGACCAGGCCAGCCCGCCCGAACCGTCCGATCCCGATGTTTTCACCAACCCTCTGCCACAAATGACGGCCTATGTCAG GCATTTTAGTGGGTACGCCGGAGATGCCGACTGGGTCGCAAACGCAAACGCCTTGGCCAAAAGTCTGGACAACGCCACAATCAGCTACCACAGGGATTTCTACTACACAGCCGGATATAACAGCCCCTTCCAACCAGTAGACAGGCATAACGAAGTCTGGTTCATTAAGTCTGATTAA
- the LOC118427598 gene encoding heme-binding protein 2-like isoform X3, with translation MFGAFFKVLRTMMITLLVLTTLASLAVTSPVLPTQTWPPAFCNKLECPKYTTVKTTKDYEERIYKAAKWTSTIVSGMEYNPAVSEGFMKLFSYIEGNNKKKAVIPMTAPVATKVEHGQGPYCKTNFTVSFFVPFADQADPPQPSAADVFTNPLPQMTAFVKSFGGFAKEKDWTETAQALAESLDNATISYHKDFYYTAGYNSPFQLFDRHNEVWFIKAD, from the exons ATGTTTGGTGCATTTTTCAAAGT ACTCAGAACCATGATGATCACGCTGCTTGTCCTGACCACCCTGGCCAGTCTGGCTGTCACCAGTCCTGTTCTCCCCACACAGACATGGCCGCCAGCTTTCTGTAACAAACTGGAGTGTCCCAAATACACCACGGTCAAGACCACAAAG GATTATGAAGAGCGTATATACAAGGCAGCTAAATGGACCAGCACCATTGTTTCCGGTATGGAGTACAACCCTGCGGTGTCTGAGGGCTTCATGAAACTCTTCTCCTACATCGAAGGGAATAACAAGAAAA AGGCAGTGATCCCAATGACAGCACCGGTTGCGACCAAAGTTGAACACGGGCAGGGTCCTTACTGCAAGACCAACTTCACCGTGTCGTTCTTCGTGCCGTTCGCTGACCAGGCCGACCCACCCCAACCCTCCGCTGCTGACGTCTTCACCAACCCTCTGCCACAGATGACCGCTTTTGTCAA GTCATTTGGTGGCTTTGCTAAGGAGAAGGACTGGACCGAGACTGCCCAAGCTCTGGCCGAGAGCCTGGACAACGCCACAATCAGCTACCACAAGGACTTTTACTACACAGCTGGATATAACAGCCCCTTCCAACTGTTTGATAGACACAATGAAGTCTGGTTTATCAAGGCAGATTAA
- the LOC118427598 gene encoding heme-binding protein 2-like isoform X2 — protein MLRKCYAPLILTKTFWTPRVTLIRLRTMMITLLVLTTLASLAVTSPVLPTQTWPPAFCNKLECPKYTTVKTTKDYEERIYKAAKWTSTIVSGMEYNPAVSEGFMKLFSYIEGNNKKKAVIPMTAPVATKVEHGQGPYCKTNFTVSFFVPFADQADPPQPSAADVFTNPLPQMTAFVKSFGGFAKEKDWTETAQALAESLDNATISYHKDFYYTAGYNSPFQLFDRHNEVWFIKAD, from the exons ATGTTACGCAAGTGTTACGCACCACTGATCTTGACCAAGACCTTTTGGACACCGCGAGTGACACTTATTCG ACTCAGAACCATGATGATCACGCTGCTTGTCCTGACCACCCTGGCCAGTCTGGCTGTCACCAGTCCTGTTCTCCCCACACAGACATGGCCGCCAGCTTTCTGTAACAAACTGGAGTGTCCCAAATACACCACGGTCAAGACCACAAAG GATTATGAAGAGCGTATATACAAGGCAGCTAAATGGACCAGCACCATTGTTTCCGGTATGGAGTACAACCCTGCGGTGTCTGAGGGCTTCATGAAACTCTTCTCCTACATCGAAGGGAATAACAAGAAAA AGGCAGTGATCCCAATGACAGCACCGGTTGCGACCAAAGTTGAACACGGGCAGGGTCCTTACTGCAAGACCAACTTCACCGTGTCGTTCTTCGTGCCGTTCGCTGACCAGGCCGACCCACCCCAACCCTCCGCTGCTGACGTCTTCACCAACCCTCTGCCACAGATGACCGCTTTTGTCAA GTCATTTGGTGGCTTTGCTAAGGAGAAGGACTGGACCGAGACTGCCCAAGCTCTGGCCGAGAGCCTGGACAACGCCACAATCAGCTACCACAAGGACTTTTACTACACAGCTGGATATAACAGCCCCTTCCAACTGTTTGATAGACACAATGAAGTCTGGTTTATCAAGGCAGATTAA
- the LOC118427598 gene encoding heme-binding protein 2-like isoform X1 encodes MFDCLAGEIVVGAHALRLRTMMITLLVLTTLASLAVTSPVLPTQTWPPAFCNKLECPKYTTVKTTKDYEERIYKAAKWTSTIVSGMEYNPAVSEGFMKLFSYIEGNNKKKAVIPMTAPVATKVEHGQGPYCKTNFTVSFFVPFADQADPPQPSAADVFTNPLPQMTAFVKSFGGFAKEKDWTETAQALAESLDNATISYHKDFYYTAGYNSPFQLFDRHNEVWFIKAD; translated from the exons atgtTCGATTGTCTGGCTGGAGAAATTGTTGTGGGTGCGCATGCGCTAAG ACTCAGAACCATGATGATCACGCTGCTTGTCCTGACCACCCTGGCCAGTCTGGCTGTCACCAGTCCTGTTCTCCCCACACAGACATGGCCGCCAGCTTTCTGTAACAAACTGGAGTGTCCCAAATACACCACGGTCAAGACCACAAAG GATTATGAAGAGCGTATATACAAGGCAGCTAAATGGACCAGCACCATTGTTTCCGGTATGGAGTACAACCCTGCGGTGTCTGAGGGCTTCATGAAACTCTTCTCCTACATCGAAGGGAATAACAAGAAAA AGGCAGTGATCCCAATGACAGCACCGGTTGCGACCAAAGTTGAACACGGGCAGGGTCCTTACTGCAAGACCAACTTCACCGTGTCGTTCTTCGTGCCGTTCGCTGACCAGGCCGACCCACCCCAACCCTCCGCTGCTGACGTCTTCACCAACCCTCTGCCACAGATGACCGCTTTTGTCAA GTCATTTGGTGGCTTTGCTAAGGAGAAGGACTGGACCGAGACTGCCCAAGCTCTGGCCGAGAGCCTGGACAACGCCACAATCAGCTACCACAAGGACTTTTACTACACAGCTGGATATAACAGCCCCTTCCAACTGTTTGATAGACACAATGAAGTCTGGTTTATCAAGGCAGATTAA